The region ATACCGCATTTCAACCCAAATCATCCGCAGCGAGTGGGCTACGCAACATGGTAGCCGCGATGATTCCGGATGCCCTAACTGCGCGTCGCATGATCCAGCTTTATGCATCCGCTCTCCCGAGGCCAATCTATGACTAGGATATTTCTCGCAATACTCCGGGCATTTTTTCGCCTACGTATGACGGTGCGTCCCATTGCACCCGGCGACACCGAGGCGGTCGCGCGATTACTCGCGGAACAATTTGCGTACCGAGAACCTCTGACGAGACAGCTAGGACTGAGCTCGCAGGAATTATTGCCACTGATCAGTGCCCACATTGATTACTGCGCTCAAGGCAAACTAGGGGTAGTTGCGCATAGTCATGGCGGTACACTACTCGGTGTCATCACTGCAGAGGACGATTTCCGACCATTCGTGCCGCCAGAGGATCTGCTGACGCCGCGACTGCGAATGGTCGGGGACGTACTCGGACGCGTATCCTTGCCAAATGCATGGATACCGCAGTCAGAACGTGAATTATTCTACTGTGACTTGGCTGCTACAGATCCGCAGTACGCCGATAAACATGTGCTAGCAGCTCTCACACTTGGGATCTTCGATCACCTATCGGCCATGGGTTTTAAACGCGGGTACGCCAAAGTGACCAACGAGCGCATGATGGCGCGCCTCCGTGGGTTTGAACGTCTGCTGTGGCGACCTATATTCACCGAACTTTGCCGCCAACGGAGTGCCGCAGGCAGTGAGGTCATTGCCGTCGGTTGGTCACTTGATTTCTGGCAATCGCGTTTCAAAGCGCGAGTTTCATCCATAAACTTCGGGGAGAAAAAGAGATGATCAGGAAACTAGTTTGTAGTGCATTTCTGTTTGTAGCAGGATTTGGGACTATCGCTCAGGCTGGGATTCTCCCGACCGTAGTGTCCGAGATCGATGTCAATAAGTACATGGGCAAGTGGTACCAGGTGGCCTCGACGAACCCATTTTTTCAAGCGAATTGCGTCTGTGCCACGGCCACTTACACACTGCGCGATGACGGCAACGTGGATGTCGTCAATAGTTGCCGCCGTGATACGGTGGATGGTGCCCTTAGTGACGTTAAAGGCATCGCCTACGCGACGTCAAATCCAGGTAAATTAAATGTAGTCTTCGGTGGCATTAAACTACCTGGATCAAACTACTGGATTATCGAAGTAGCTGATGATTACTCGTACGCAGTCGTTTCATCGCCACTGCGTCGTCCTATTTGGATACTTGCGAGGACACCAGAGTTGCCAACTGACACATTGGACGGGATCTACAAAAGGCTTGATGCCCAGGGGTTTCCAGTGAATGCGATCGTGCCTACTTTACAGACTGGATGCAACAACTAAGAGTCTGGCTTCCGTGAGGCGTCTGACTTCTGTGGTACAATGGGCCGCATAGCGAAATCAGCATGATGCTCATTTACCATGGAAGGTTTATCGCATGCGTATTTCCAGAATTTCTAAGTCGCTTCTCGTTACGAATTTGTTGCTCTTTAGTGGATAAGCCTTTAGTGCTGATATCACTGAGGCAGATGATGTTCATGCGGGGATGGCGACATACTTTGGCGGGCTTGGTGCACCGGCAGGTGGCTGCGGTCTACCTCAGTCAGTGGTGGAGTCTAGTAACTTCGTGGCGCTGAATGTGCAGCACGCGCAACCGCCGATGAGTGGAGAGTACGACGGTGGGCGTAACTGCGGTCGTTGGAT is a window of Deltaproteobacteria bacterium DNA encoding:
- a CDS encoding lipocalin family protein, with amino-acid sequence MIRKLVCSAFLFVAGFGTIAQAGILPTVVSEIDVNKYMGKWYQVASTNPFFQANCVCATATYTLRDDGNVDVVNSCRRDTVDGALSDVKGIAYATSNPGKLNVVFGGIKLPGSNYWIIEVADDYSYAVVSSPLRRPIWILARTPELPTDTLDGIYKRLDAQGFPVNAIVPTLQTGCNN